From a single Haloarcula sp. DT43 genomic region:
- the rnhA gene encoding ribonuclease HI yields the protein MPVIECDETAARERLAEAGLDVQSGNTDHERWRVDHGGATAVAYDGKVVVQGGETARLEALLRGSDGGRVHAYFDGASRGNPGPASVGYVLVDDSGIVAEGGETIGTATNNQAEYEALVRALEVARDYGFDEVHVRGDSELIVKQVRGEWDTNDPELREHRVRVRELLTDFDDWHIEHVPREINDRADQLANDALDDD from the coding sequence ATGCCGGTCATCGAATGCGACGAGACGGCGGCCCGCGAGCGGCTAGCGGAGGCGGGGCTGGACGTCCAGTCGGGCAACACCGACCACGAGCGCTGGCGCGTCGACCACGGCGGCGCGACGGCGGTCGCCTACGACGGCAAAGTCGTCGTCCAGGGCGGGGAGACCGCACGACTGGAGGCCCTGTTGCGCGGCAGCGACGGCGGTCGCGTCCACGCGTACTTCGACGGCGCGTCGCGGGGCAACCCGGGGCCGGCCTCGGTCGGCTACGTGCTCGTCGACGACAGCGGAATCGTTGCGGAGGGCGGGGAGACCATCGGGACGGCGACGAACAACCAGGCCGAGTACGAGGCGCTCGTCCGAGCACTCGAAGTCGCGCGGGACTACGGGTTCGACGAGGTCCACGTCCGGGGGGACTCGGAGCTCATCGTCAAGCAGGTGCGGGGCGAGTGGGACACGAACGACCCCGAACTGCGCGAGCACCGCGTCCGTGTGCGGGAACTGCTGACGGACTTCGACGACTGGCACATCGAGCACGTTCCGCGGGAGATAAACGACCGCGCGGACCAACTAGCAAACGACGCACTCGACGATGACTGA
- a CDS encoding DUF7108 family protein, translating to MTDLPTDVTEEAERLTRLARDAVDEAEAEAYRTERDDMLAEYDYTARIRNDDTGDVLVCHPVDWVDDGVIRPERVDDIDRGVERRLSGPGDPDAWAEIDAENRAVVEAVTDAHGETHGANAELLADFMGNHYAKHISDATPAELAEFRDDYVPRNAWPTEDQQTVLEESIRLAVEEAGGRVPET from the coding sequence ATGACTGACCTGCCGACAGACGTGACTGAGGAGGCCGAACGGCTGACCAGGCTCGCCCGCGACGCGGTCGACGAGGCCGAGGCCGAGGCCTACCGGACCGAACGCGACGACATGCTCGCCGAGTACGACTACACCGCCCGCATCAGGAACGACGACACGGGCGACGTGCTCGTCTGCCACCCCGTCGACTGGGTCGACGACGGCGTCATCCGCCCAGAGCGGGTCGACGACATCGACCGCGGCGTCGAGAGGCGGCTCTCGGGGCCCGGCGACCCGGACGCGTGGGCGGAAATCGACGCGGAAAACCGGGCCGTCGTCGAGGCGGTCACGGACGCCCACGGCGAGACACACGGGGCCAACGCGGAGCTCCTCGCCGATTTCATGGGCAACCACTACGCGAAACACATCTCGGATGCGACGCCGGCGGAACTCGCCGAGTTCCGGGACGACTACGTCCCCCGGAACGCCTGGCCGACCGAGGACCAACAGACGGTCCTCGAAGAGTCGATCCGTCTGGCCGTGGAAGAAGCCGGCGGCCGCGTCCCCGAGACGTAG
- a CDS encoding PadR family transcriptional regulator encodes MSEAQTVTDSAGIAKELTAFQQNILVILAEEPRYGLAIKRELEAYYDDEVNHGRLYPNLDDLVEMGLVEKSELDKRTNQYSLTETGKDAVLDQLGWVFGKFLSEDGRADELRDLIAAQQ; translated from the coding sequence ATGTCAGAGGCACAAACAGTTACTGACAGTGCGGGCATCGCAAAAGAACTCACCGCTTTTCAGCAGAACATTTTGGTAATACTCGCTGAAGAGCCGCGGTATGGTCTCGCTATCAAGCGCGAACTCGAAGCGTACTACGACGACGAGGTCAATCACGGCCGCCTGTACCCGAACCTCGACGACCTCGTCGAGATGGGTCTCGTCGAGAAGAGCGAACTCGACAAGCGGACGAACCAGTACTCCCTGACGGAGACGGGCAAGGACGCGGTCCTCGACCAGCTCGGATGGGTGTTCGGGAAGTTCCTCTCCGAGGACGGCCGGGCCGACGAACTCCGCGACCTGATAGCGGCACAGCAGTAG
- a CDS encoding inorganic diphosphatase: MTNLWEDLETGPNPPEEIYAVVECLKGERNKYEYEKDIPGVVLDRVLHSNVHYPSDYGFIPQSYYDDEDPFDVLVLVEDQTFPGCVIEARPVALMKMDDDGEQDDKVIAVPIEDPRYDHIEDLDDIPQQTLDEIDEFFSTYKNLEEGKEVETLGWEDKEAAKDAIVHAQELYDEEFN; the protein is encoded by the coding sequence ATGACGAACCTCTGGGAAGACCTCGAAACCGGACCGAACCCGCCCGAAGAGATATACGCCGTCGTCGAGTGCCTGAAAGGCGAGCGTAACAAGTACGAGTACGAGAAGGACATCCCCGGCGTCGTCCTCGACCGCGTCCTGCACTCGAACGTCCACTACCCGTCCGACTACGGCTTCATCCCGCAGTCGTACTACGACGACGAGGACCCCTTCGACGTGCTCGTGCTCGTCGAAGACCAAACCTTCCCCGGCTGTGTCATCGAGGCCCGTCCCGTCGCTCTGATGAAGATGGACGACGACGGCGAGCAGGACGACAAGGTCATCGCGGTCCCTATCGAGGACCCGCGCTACGACCACATCGAGGACCTCGACGACATCCCACAGCAGACCCTCGACGAGATAGACGAGTTCTTCTCGACCTACAAGAACCTCGAAGAGGGCAAGGAAGTCGAAACGCTGGGCTGGGAGGACAAGGAAGCGGCCAAGGACGCTATCGTCCACGCGCAGGAACTGTACGACGAAGAGTTCAACTGA
- a CDS encoding alkaline phosphatase family protein → MGLFDRLKGDDAPRVAFFGIDGVPFSLIDEHPDVFPNLTDMAAEGSAGPIDSIVPPESSACWPALTTGVNPGQTGVYGFQDREVGSYDTYVPMGRDVQATRLWDRVTDDGRNATVLNVPVTFPPQRNVQRMVSGFLSPGVDKAAYPDELRDHLQDNDYRIDVNAKLGHDDDKTEFVEDAHKTLDKRYEAFKHYVEQDDWDLFFGVFMTTDRVNHFLFKDYERDGENQEAFFEFYKQVDAYLGDLRDRLPDDVTMVVASDHGFTSLDYEVHFNEWLQQEGWLGYADADHSELGDISEDTKAYSLIPGRFYINLEDREPNGGVPRDMYESVRADLKQRLEELEGPDGKKVADRVVTKEDAFRGDHDDIAPDLTVVPNHGFDLKAGFKGSEDVFGVGPRNGMHSFDNATLVVDDPDVRIDDADLYDIAPTILDLLDHDYDRTNFDGSSLA, encoded by the coding sequence ATGGGACTATTCGACCGATTGAAGGGAGACGACGCACCGCGTGTTGCCTTCTTCGGCATCGACGGCGTACCGTTCAGCCTCATCGACGAACACCCCGACGTGTTCCCGAACCTCACGGACATGGCGGCGGAGGGAAGCGCCGGCCCCATCGACAGCATCGTCCCGCCGGAGTCGAGCGCCTGCTGGCCGGCGCTGACGACCGGCGTCAACCCCGGACAGACCGGCGTGTACGGCTTCCAGGACCGCGAGGTCGGCTCCTACGACACCTACGTCCCGATGGGGCGTGACGTGCAGGCGACGCGGCTCTGGGACCGCGTCACCGACGACGGCCGCAACGCGACGGTGCTCAACGTCCCCGTGACCTTCCCGCCCCAGCGGAACGTCCAGCGGATGGTGTCGGGCTTCCTCTCGCCCGGCGTCGACAAGGCCGCCTACCCGGACGAACTCCGGGACCACCTCCAGGACAACGACTACCGCATCGACGTCAACGCCAAGCTCGGCCACGACGACGACAAGACCGAGTTCGTCGAGGACGCACACAAGACCCTGGACAAGCGCTACGAGGCGTTCAAACACTACGTCGAGCAGGACGACTGGGACCTGTTTTTCGGCGTGTTCATGACCACGGACCGGGTCAACCACTTCCTGTTCAAGGACTACGAGCGCGACGGCGAGAACCAGGAGGCCTTCTTCGAGTTCTACAAGCAGGTCGACGCCTACCTCGGCGACCTGCGCGACCGGCTCCCCGACGACGTGACGATGGTCGTCGCCTCCGACCACGGGTTCACCTCGCTGGACTACGAGGTCCACTTCAACGAGTGGCTCCAGCAGGAGGGGTGGCTCGGCTACGCGGACGCCGACCACTCCGAACTCGGCGACATCAGCGAGGACACGAAGGCCTACTCGCTCATCCCAGGTCGCTTCTACATCAACCTAGAGGACCGCGAACCGAACGGCGGCGTCCCGCGGGACATGTACGAGTCCGTCCGCGCCGACCTCAAACAGCGCCTCGAGGAACTCGAAGGCCCGGACGGCAAGAAGGTCGCCGACCGCGTGGTCACCAAGGAGGACGCCTTCCGCGGCGACCACGACGACATCGCGCCTGACCTCACCGTCGTCCCGAACCACGGCTTCGACCTGAAGGCCGGGTTCAAAGGCTCGGAGGACGTGTTCGGCGTCGGGCCGCGAAACGGGATGCACAGCTTCGACAACGCGACGCTCGTGGTCGACGACCCGGACGTCCGCATCGACGACGCCGACCTCTACGACATCGCGCCGACCATCCTCGACCTGCTCGACCACGACTACGACCGCACGAACTTCGACGGCAGCAGCCTCGCCTGA
- a CDS encoding tubulin/FtsZ family protein, producing MKVVLIGVGQAGGKVTQSLAQFDYDMGFDAVRGALAVNTARADLQNLDIDTALIGQDRVKGHGVGGDNELGAQIMQENATEVLDELDGRITTEAEAIVVVAGLGGGTGSGGAPMLARELKRIYEKPVYVLGILPGRDEGGLYQANAGRSLKTAAREADSLLLVDNDAWRGSGDSVAAGFERVNDAISQRIGLLFASGEAVEGVGESVVDSSEIINTLRGGGIASIGYASAQASEDAGENVNTITSVTRKALLTSMSLPNAVKADSALLVVAGDPERLSRKGVERARRWVEDQTGSMEVRGGDFPLGSEKIASLVVLSGVERSERVDEFMSRAREAADSQGGTTDPDEFTNEELDGLF from the coding sequence ATGAAAGTCGTCCTGATTGGTGTCGGGCAGGCTGGCGGCAAAGTGACCCAGTCTCTCGCCCAGTTCGACTACGACATGGGGTTCGACGCCGTCCGCGGTGCCCTCGCCGTCAACACGGCCCGGGCGGACCTCCAGAACCTCGATATCGACACGGCCCTCATCGGACAGGACCGCGTGAAAGGACACGGGGTCGGCGGCGACAACGAGCTCGGGGCCCAGATTATGCAGGAGAACGCCACCGAGGTGCTCGACGAGCTCGACGGCCGCATCACGACCGAAGCCGAGGCCATCGTCGTCGTCGCTGGACTCGGCGGCGGCACCGGCTCCGGCGGTGCGCCGATGCTCGCCCGCGAGCTCAAGCGCATCTACGAGAAGCCGGTGTACGTCCTCGGTATCCTCCCCGGCCGGGACGAAGGCGGTCTCTACCAGGCCAACGCCGGCCGCTCGCTCAAGACCGCCGCCCGCGAGGCCGACTCCCTCCTCCTCGTGGACAACGACGCCTGGCGGGGCAGCGGCGACAGCGTCGCCGCCGGCTTCGAGCGCGTCAACGACGCCATCTCGCAGCGCATCGGCCTGCTGTTTGCCTCCGGTGAGGCGGTCGAGGGCGTCGGCGAGAGCGTCGTCGACTCCTCAGAGATAATCAACACGCTCCGGGGCGGCGGCATCGCCTCCATCGGCTACGCCAGCGCACAGGCCAGCGAGGACGCCGGCGAGAACGTCAACACCATCACCAGCGTCACCCGAAAAGCCCTCCTCACGAGCATGAGCCTGCCCAACGCGGTCAAGGCCGACTCCGCCCTCCTCGTCGTCGCGGGCGACCCCGAACGGCTCTCGCGGAAGGGCGTCGAACGGGCGCGCCGCTGGGTGGAAGACCAGACCGGCAGCATGGAGGTGCGGGGCGGTGACTTCCCGCTCGGGTCCGAGAAAATCGCCTCGCTCGTCGTCCTGTCCGGCGTCGAACGCTCCGAGCGGGTCGACGAGTTCATGAGCCGCGCCCGCGAGGCGGCCGACTCACAGGGCGGGACGACCGACCCCGACGAGTTCACGAACGAGGAACTCGACGGGCTGTTTTAG
- a CDS encoding MarR family transcriptional regulator, with translation MSASDIQSAETDSDPEDSGWDAVRDLPPSAKLVAKVLEYNETLTQSQLAEETLLPPRTVRYALTRLEEVGVVDSRFSFADARKRIYTLQVE, from the coding sequence ATGAGCGCATCCGACATCCAGTCCGCCGAGACCGACAGCGACCCCGAGGACAGCGGGTGGGACGCCGTACGGGACCTCCCGCCGAGCGCGAAGCTCGTCGCCAAGGTCCTGGAGTACAACGAGACCCTGACTCAGAGCCAGCTCGCCGAGGAGACGCTGCTGCCGCCGCGGACGGTCCGGTACGCACTCACCCGACTCGAAGAGGTCGGCGTCGTCGACTCCCGGTTTTCCTTCGCCGACGCGCGCAAGCGCATCTACACGCTCCAGGTCGAGTAG
- a CDS encoding type II toxin-antitoxin system RatA family toxin, whose translation MDEVEVSTVVYVPPEEVYEFLLDFPGYARYSEYLDRVVQDGDGSPGTNYDLVFSWWKLSYTARSEVTDVSPPTRIDWRIVKDIDAEGYWAVEPDPDGVPADVETASRVRFHVAFDPGSASGDAVDLPRLVSMDWVIEKVKPLIRKEATKIVERVVEDLEGQKRDVDLEIHTGPDSV comes from the coding sequence GTGGACGAAGTCGAGGTTAGCACGGTCGTGTACGTCCCGCCCGAAGAGGTCTACGAGTTCCTGCTGGACTTCCCGGGGTACGCGCGGTACTCAGAGTACCTCGACCGCGTCGTCCAGGACGGTGATGGCTCGCCGGGGACGAACTACGACCTCGTGTTCTCCTGGTGGAAGCTCTCCTACACCGCCCGGTCGGAGGTGACCGACGTGTCGCCGCCGACGCGAATCGACTGGCGCATCGTCAAGGACATCGACGCCGAAGGGTACTGGGCGGTCGAACCGGACCCGGACGGGGTCCCGGCGGACGTGGAGACGGCGTCACGGGTGCGGTTTCACGTGGCGTTCGACCCCGGGTCGGCCTCGGGCGACGCCGTCGACCTCCCCCGGCTGGTCTCGATGGACTGGGTCATCGAGAAAGTCAAGCCGCTCATCCGCAAGGAAGCGACCAAAATCGTTGAACGCGTCGTCGAGGACCTCGAAGGGCAGAAACGGGACGTGGACCTGGAGATTCACACCGGTCCGGACTCGGTGTAG
- a CDS encoding halocyanin domain-containing protein, whose translation MTDGRADVSRRGFLRTAAGATAASAAAGTATAQESTESGGSGGGPPDFGGFLDQVGNFDGSVADATGQDTATVEVGVQANGGAFGFGPPAIHVDNGATVQFEWTGNGGGHNVVSDGEGPLDSGSAVSSAGVNYEHTFEEDGIYPYVCVPHEGLGMKGAVVVGTDYPTQSSGGGGGGSSGPPEVPNSAKTLGVATSFVMVATLGLAYFFIRYGGDYETPE comes from the coding sequence ATGACAGACGGTAGAGCGGACGTGTCCCGTCGGGGCTTTCTGCGGACGGCGGCGGGAGCCACGGCTGCGTCGGCCGCTGCAGGTACCGCGACCGCACAGGAGAGCACCGAAAGCGGCGGCAGCGGGGGCGGCCCGCCGGACTTCGGCGGGTTCCTCGACCAGGTCGGGAACTTCGACGGCTCCGTCGCCGACGCGACCGGACAGGACACGGCGACGGTGGAGGTCGGCGTGCAGGCCAACGGTGGGGCTTTCGGCTTCGGCCCGCCCGCGATTCACGTGGACAACGGCGCGACCGTCCAGTTCGAGTGGACGGGCAACGGGGGCGGCCACAACGTCGTCTCGGACGGCGAGGGGCCGCTTGACTCCGGGAGCGCCGTCTCCAGCGCCGGCGTCAACTACGAGCACACCTTCGAGGAGGACGGCATCTACCCCTACGTCTGTGTCCCCCACGAGGGGCTCGGCATGAAGGGAGCTGTCGTCGTCGGGACGGACTACCCGACCCAGTCCTCCGGTGGCGGTGGCGGCGGGAGTTCCGGCCCGCCCGAAGTGCCAAACAGCGCGAAGACGCTCGGCGTCGCCACCTCGTTCGTGATGGTCGCGACGCTGGGACTCGCGTACTTCTTCATCCGGTACGGCGGCGACTACGAGACGCCCGAATAG
- a CDS encoding DUF7333 family protein has protein sequence MDFDFKTAVAPLVVIVAIATVAFISMDVMGRSTVFMMVLPSMIVFSVIAFFFGMKHGEFRASP, from the coding sequence ATGGATTTTGACTTCAAAACTGCGGTAGCCCCACTCGTTGTAATTGTCGCCATTGCGACAGTGGCATTCATCTCTATGGATGTGATGGGGCGCTCGACAGTGTTCATGATGGTGCTGCCATCGATGATAGTGTTCTCGGTCATCGCGTTCTTTTTCGGAATGAAACACGGCGAGTTCCGCGCCAGTCCGTAA
- the dnaJ gene encoding molecular chaperone DnaJ has translation MSQDFYEILGVSRDASGDEIKEAYREKAREYHPDVSDDPDAEEKFKQAKKAKEVLTDDEKRQMYDQMGHERFEQAEKRGGAGGGGRGGMGGDPFGGGAGGFDMQDIFDQFFGGGGRGGRGSRRRQGQDLQTRLEIDLEEAYDGATKQLNVTRPETCGDCDGAGHPPGADSETCPECNGQGQTTQVQQTPMGRVQQTTTCRRCDGEGTLYDETCSTCRGNGVVQNDASLEVEIPAGIADGQTLRMEREGAPGEHGGPNGDLLIEVSVRDHPEFERDGDDLQHQQAISFPQAVFGDTITVPTLDGEVEVDVPDGTQSGEVFRLEGKGMPRLRRRGRGDLYVQVQVVTPDSLNAEQKEALEQFAEAGGEEVDVEEGFFEKLKNSL, from the coding sequence ATGAGTCAGGATTTCTACGAGATACTGGGTGTCTCTCGGGACGCCTCCGGAGACGAGATAAAGGAGGCCTATCGGGAGAAAGCCCGGGAGTACCACCCGGACGTGAGCGACGACCCCGACGCGGAGGAGAAGTTCAAGCAAGCGAAGAAGGCAAAGGAGGTGCTGACCGACGACGAGAAGCGCCAGATGTACGACCAGATGGGGCACGAGCGCTTCGAGCAGGCCGAAAAGCGCGGCGGAGCCGGTGGCGGCGGCCGCGGCGGGATGGGCGGGGACCCGTTCGGCGGCGGTGCCGGCGGCTTCGATATGCAGGACATCTTCGACCAGTTCTTCGGCGGCGGTGGCCGCGGCGGACGGGGGAGCCGACGGCGGCAGGGCCAGGACCTCCAGACGCGGCTGGAAATCGACCTCGAAGAGGCCTACGACGGCGCGACCAAGCAGTTGAACGTCACCCGGCCGGAGACCTGCGGCGACTGTGACGGAGCCGGCCATCCGCCGGGGGCCGACTCGGAGACCTGCCCCGAATGTAACGGGCAGGGCCAGACGACGCAGGTCCAGCAGACGCCGATGGGGCGGGTCCAGCAGACCACGACCTGCCGCCGGTGTGACGGCGAGGGGACGCTGTACGACGAGACGTGTTCGACCTGTCGGGGCAACGGCGTCGTCCAGAACGACGCGAGCCTCGAAGTCGAGATTCCGGCCGGCATCGCCGACGGGCAGACGCTCCGGATGGAACGCGAGGGCGCGCCCGGCGAGCACGGCGGCCCGAACGGCGACCTGCTCATCGAGGTGAGCGTCCGCGACCACCCCGAGTTCGAGCGCGACGGCGACGACCTGCAACACCAGCAGGCCATCTCGTTCCCGCAGGCCGTCTTCGGCGACACCATCACCGTCCCGACGCTGGACGGCGAGGTCGAAGTCGACGTCCCGGACGGAACCCAGAGCGGCGAGGTGTTCCGCCTGGAGGGGAAGGGCATGCCGCGGCTCCGCCGCCGCGGCCGGGGCGACCTCTACGTCCAGGTGCAGGTCGTCACGCCCGACAGCCTCAACGCCGAGCAGAAGGAGGCACTCGAGCAGTTCGCGGAGGCCGGCGGCGAGGAGGTCGACGTCGAGGAAGGATTCTTCGAGAAACTGAAGAACTCGCTGTAA
- a CDS encoding HalOD1 output domain-containing protein, with amino-acid sequence MGESDDRSSWISDAPDGLHEEFDWDVMSPSVAVVQTVAAAADREARELSPLIEALDPDALDELLGHATDSDGDVSLSFQLDEFAVTVTGAGDVYVRTKRVGP; translated from the coding sequence ATGGGTGAATCCGACGACCGGTCCAGCTGGATATCCGACGCGCCGGACGGCCTCCACGAGGAGTTCGACTGGGACGTCATGTCGCCGTCGGTTGCCGTCGTCCAGACGGTCGCAGCCGCGGCCGACCGGGAGGCGAGAGAGCTCTCGCCGCTCATCGAGGCGCTGGACCCGGACGCGCTCGACGAACTGCTCGGCCACGCCACGGACTCGGACGGAGACGTGTCTCTGTCGTTCCAGTTGGACGAGTTCGCGGTGACCGTAACCGGGGCCGGGGACGTGTACGTCCGCACGAAACGCGTCGGTCCGTGA